The following proteins are co-located in the Purpureocillium takamizusanense chromosome 10, complete sequence genome:
- a CDS encoding uncharacterized protein (EggNog:ENOG503NWJ2~COG:O~CAZy:CE4): MCAKQYFNPGGQKRMAFHGLRSETCRKTIESCDKPGTVALTFDDGPSIYTHKILDILEAYNVKATFFITGKQMGRSIEDAKWRNLLMRMHKAGHQLASHTWSHRNLNNNNNNHQDHTGGGGGGGGDAKEKSGQEEEKKNKEKNNNKEQNKSSMLKPQRDTEIMYNEMAFRNIFEWFPAYMRPPYLDCDPNCQSWLGERGYHIISANLDTKDYLYDDPNLIEKSRKLFSDGLPPAAGPHHKNKNNNNKGFIVLAHDVHRQTVGLASYMIETAKARGYKLVTVGECLGDPKENWYRKASLAQDQSQNDSVLVSGRIRALWERRKWNRGP; the protein is encoded by the exons ATGTGTGCGAAGCAGT ATTTCAACCCAGGGGGCCAGAAACGGATGGCCTTCCACGGCCTAAGGTCGGAAACGTGCC GGAAAACGATCGAATCGTGCGACAAGCCTGGGACCGTGGCCCTCACCTTCGACGATGGGCCATCTATATACACACACAAGATTCTGGACATCCTCGAGGCATACAACGTAAAGGCCACGTTCTTCATCACTGGGAAACAGATGGGCCGCTCCATCGAAGACGCCAAGTGGCGAAATCTTCTCATGCGCATGCACAAGGCTGGGCACCAGCTCGCCAGTCACACGTGGTCCCATCGCAAcctcaacaacaacaacaataaccATCAAGACCACaccggtggtggtggcggcggcggcggtgatgcaAAAGAAAAGagcggccaagaagaagagaagaaaaacAAGGAGAAGAATAACAACAAGGAACAGAATAAGAGCAGCATGCTGAAGCCCCAGCGAGACACGGAAATCATGTACAACGAGATGGCGTTCCGCAACATCTTCGAGTGGTTCCCGGCATACATGCGCCCCCCTTACCTCGACTGCGACCCCAACTGCCAGTCGTGgctcggcgagcgcggctACCACATCATCTCCGCCAACCTCGACACCAAGGACTACCTCTACGACGACCCCAACCTCATCGAAAAGTCGAGGAAGCTCTTCAGCGACGGTCTGCCTccggcggccggcccccaccacaaaaacaaaaacaacaATAACAAGGGCTTCATCGTGCTGGCGCACGACGTGCATCGCCAGACCGTCGGACTCGCTTCCTACATGATCgagacggcgaaggcgcGCGGCTACAAGCTCGTGACGGTGGGCGAGTGCCTCGGGGATCCCAAGGAGAACTGGTATCGCAAGGCGTCCCTGGCGCAGGACCAGAGCCAAAACGACAGCGTCCTCGTGTCGGGGAGGATCCGCGCACTGTGGGAGAGGAGGAAATGGAATCGAGGACCCTGA
- the CYS4 gene encoding Cystathionine beta-synthase (EggNog:ENOG503NV6E~COG:E), whose protein sequence is MASPALPHVGRKPATVLSATELIGNTPLVRLNKVPQSLGIECDVYAKTELFNAGGSVKDRIALRMIEEAERSGRIKPGDTLIEPTSGNTGIGLALVGAIKGYKTIITMPEKMSAEKVSVLRALGATIIRTPTQAAWDAPESHIGVARRLEKEMPNAHILDQYSNPDNPLAHELGTAEEIWEQTGGRVDAVVAGAGTGGTITGLAKGIRKHSEHVKVIAADPHGSILALPESLNQEHINEGYKVEGIGYDFIPDVLDRQLVDKWYKTDDQESFYLARRLISEEGLLVGGSSGSAMAAMLRAVKDYGFKKGDVVVVVLPDSIRSYLSKFADDDWLAANGLLPVNGVEAAHRTDAPAASSDPYEGATVGSLRLKPVTSIAANASCSEAIETMRDKGFDQLPVLSASSSRLVGLVTLGNLLSYISRGRATGQSPVKDVMFNFGRLDEIVTDPRKGATGQSPAGAAAAKRKFVEITVDTPLSALSNFFEWNSAAVVTEKSGDAKSLSKPIAVVTKVDLLTWMVNRKQ, encoded by the exons ATGGCGTCGCCAGCCCTCCCCCACGTCGGGCGCAAGCCCGCCACCGTCCTCTCCGCCACCGAGCTCATCGGCAATACgcccctcgtccgcctcaACAAGGTGCCGCAGTCGCTCGGCATCGAATGCGACGTCTATGCCAAGACGGAGCTCTTcaacgccggcggcagcgtcaagGACCGCATCGCCCTGCGCATGATTgaggaggccgagcgcaGCGGCAGGATAAAGCCCGGTGACACCCTCATCGAGCCCACCAGCGGCAACAC TggcatcggcctcgccctcgtcggcgccatcaAGGGCTACaagaccatcatcaccatgccCGAGAAGATGTCGGCCGAAAAGGTCTCggtcctgcgcgccctcggcgccaccatcatccGCACGCCCACCCAGGCCGCCTGGGACGCCCCCGAGTCGCACATTggcgtggcccgccgcctcgagaaGGAGATGCCCAACGCCCACATCCTCGACCAGTACAGCAACCCCGACAACCCCCTCGCCCACGAGCtcggcaccgccgaggagatttgggagcagacgggcggccgcgtcgacgccgtcgtcgccggcgccggcactgGCGGCACCATCACCGGCCTCGCCAAGGGCATCCGCAAGCACAGCGAGCACGTCAaggtcatcgccgccgacccccACGGCAgcatcctcgccctgcccgagTCCCTCAACCAGGAGCACATCAACGAGGGCTACAAGGTCGAGGGCATCGGCTACGACTTCATCcccgacgtcctcgaccgccagctcgtcgacaagtGGTACAAGACGGACGACCAGGAGTCCTTCTACCTCGCTAGGCGCCTCATCTCCgaggagggcctgctcgtcggcggcagctccggctccgccatggccgccatgctccgcgccgtcaaggacTACGGCTTCAAAaagggcgacgtcgtcgtcgtcgtgctgcccGACAGCATCCGCAGCTACCTCTCCAAgtttgccgacgacgactggctcgccgccaacggcctgCTGCCTgtcaacggcgtcgaggccgcccacCGCACCGACGCCCCCGCTGCCTCCAGCGACCCCTACGagggcgccaccgtcggctCCCTGCGCCTCAAGCCCGTcacctccatcgccgccaacgccagctgctccgaggccatcgagacGATGCGCGACAAGGGCTTCGACCAGCTGCCCGTCctgtcggcctcgtcgtcgcgcctcgtcggcctcgtcaccCTCGGCAACCTGCTGAGCTACATCtcgcgcggccgcgccaccgGCCAGAGCCCCGTCAAGGACGTCATGTTCAACtttggccgcctcgacgagatCGTCACGGACCCCCGCAAGGGCGCCACCGGTCAGTcccccgcgggcgccgccgctgccaagaGAAAGTTTGTCGAGATCACCGTCGACACGCCCTTGTCGGCGCTGAGCAACTTTTTCGAGTGgaacagcgccgccgtcgttaCGGAGaagagcggcgacgccaagtcCCTGTCCAAGCCCATTGCCGTCGTGACCAAGGTCGACCTGCTCACCTGGATGGTCAACAGGAAGCAGTAA
- a CDS encoding 2-dehydropantolactone reductase (COG:S~EggNog:ENOG503NY9D) — MVKMVKDAIAAGYRHLDTAEGYGTEVELGLAIKESGVPREELFVTTKLAQTISEGSVEDIPAGFESCLKRLQLDYVDLLCLHTPYANKDNTYDEVAVAKSWKLIEAIQRSGKARAIDISNFRRTHVENLLKTAEIKPVVNQIQFHPYIQGAPEYAKWLQSQGIAIQSWMGLAPITWLGQKHLEGTLEELSAKYGVNKSTILIRWQLDQQFIVLNTTKKVERMQEYFAAVNFDLSDEDSRRITDIGQETHLRVPVGNLFDGGDFSPY; from the exons ATGGTCAAGATGGTCAaggacgccatcgccgccggctatCGTCATCTCGACACCGCCGAGGGCTATGGGACTGAAGTCGAGCTCGGACTGGCCATCAAGGAAAGCGGCGTGCCCCGGGAAGAGCTCTTTGTCACCACAAAGTTAGCTCAGACCATTAGCGAGGGCAGCGTTGAAGACATACCCGCTGGCTTTGAAAGCTGTTTGAAACGGCTTCAGCTGGATTATGTCGACTT GCTTTGCCTCCATACTCCATATGCCAACAAGGACAACACATACGATgaagtcgccgtcgccaagtcATGGAAGCTCATTGAGGCCATACAGCGCTCTGGCAAGGCCCGCGCCATTGACATCTCGAATTTCCGCCGGACTCACGTCGAAAATCTGCTCAAAACCGCCGAGATCAAGCCTGTCGTCAACCAGATTCAGTTTCACCCTTATATTCAAGGCGCACCCGAGTACGCCAAATGGCTGCAGTCGCAAGGTATCGCCATCCAGAGCTGGATGGGCCTGGCTCCCATCACCTGGCTGGGCCAGAAGCACCTGGAGGGCACCTTGGAAGAGCTGTCAGCCAAGTATGGAGTCAATAAGAGCACCATCTTGATTCGCTGGCAGCTCGACCAGCAATTCATTGTCCTGAATACCACAAAAAAGGTCGAGCGGATGCAAGAGTACTTTGCGGCCGTGAATTTTGATTTGAGTGATGAGGATAGCCGCAGAATCACAGACATTGGCCAAGAAACGCATCTGCGGGTACCGGTCGGAAACCTTTTTGATGGAGGAGATTTCAGTCCATACTGA
- a CDS encoding uncharacterized protein (TransMembrane:1 (o20-38i)~COG:U~EggNog:ENOG503NYWI), which produces MATTFTSVVETLMTPSLPVILLGILIVLGAPILLHVVLASSATYTTPPVVLLLGPSQAGKTALATLLERAGSDNAAVVDGSGGGGGGSSSTSPILAPAQTHTSQTCQAVELNASTDSATRKSFRNRDDASGTHTKFLLVDTPGHGKLRNVAMGRLARATGAAADKSSSGSSNNSKKLKAVVFMVDAAAVGEHDALAPTAAYLYDVLLHLQRRASSSSSSRGKGGAVPVLIAANKMDLFTALPATMVKAQLEAELTRIRATRSKGLLDSGVGIDDVGGAGEDDQDCWLGEYGSEKFSFQQMGEFDIDVEVIGGSVTAEADVDKWWWWIAQRV; this is translated from the coding sequence ATGGCCACGACCTTCACCTCAGTCGTCGAGACGCTCATGACGCCCTCCCTgcccgtcatcctcctcggcatcctcatcgtcctcggcgccccgaTCCTGCTGCATGTGGtgctcgcctcgtcggccacgtacacgacgccgcccgtggtgctgctgctgggtccCTCGCAggccggcaagacggccctcgccacgctcctcgagcgcgccggcagcgataacgccgccgtcgtcgacggtagcggcggcggcggcggcggcagctcctccacATCCCCCAtcctcgcgcccgcgcagACGCACACCTCGCAGACGTGtcaggccgtcgagctcaacGCCTCGACCGACTCCGCCACGAGGAAGTCGTTCCGcaaccgcgacgacgccagcggcacgCACACAAAGTTCTTGCTCGTCGACACCCCCGGGCACGGAAAGCTGCGCAACGTCGCCATGGGgaggctcgcccgcgcgacGGGGGCCGCGGCAGACAaaagcagcagcggcagcagcaacaacagcaagaagctcaaggccgtcgtcttcatggtcgacgccgcggccgtgggcgagcaCGACGCGCTGGCGCCCACGGCTGCGTACCTCTACGACGTGCTGCTACACCTGCAGCGcagggcgtcatcgtcgtcatcctccaGGGGCAAGGGTGGGGCGGTGcccgtcctcatcgccgccaacaagaTGGACCTGTTCACCGCGCTGCCGGCTACCATGGTCAAGGCGCAGCTTGAGGCGGAACTGACGCGCATCCGCGCCACGCGCAGCAAGGGCCTGCTCGACTCGGGCGtgggcatcgacgacgtcggtgGCGCCGGGGAGGACGACCAGGACTGCTGGCTGGGTGAATACGGCTCGGAAAAGTTTTCGTTTCAGCAGATGGGCGAGTTTGATATCGACGTCGAAGTCATTGGCGGGAGTGTCACGGCCGAGGCTGACGTGGAtaagtggtggtggtggataGCTCAGCGGGTGTGA
- a CDS encoding uncharacterized protein (EggNog:ENOG503PHQY~TransMembrane:1 (o83-105i)): MILSPPGTGNFVTQVARQEPHVFTQTLTRPATTLVTLVTLGSSTPTTVTTSSSSSSSPSSDPAATSLVVPDNNGKHGLSSVQLGAILGSIAAVVVIVIVAGICLANKTPPRHKRHTYVYQDWGGTAGDSSSSSSGGGGGGSYGSSSTSSSSTGRSKNKKKKPKPKGPKRPPHAPELIPGGAPYPTYKAVPISNPRKPPSVKRVYV, translated from the coding sequence ATGATTTTATCACCACCCGGGACGGGCAACTTTGTCACGCAAGTGGCACGCCAGGAGCCGCACGTCTTCACGCAGACCCTCACCCGGCCAGCCACTACGCTCGTCACGCTTGTCACCCTCGGCTCATCAacgcccaccaccgtcaccacctcctcctcctcatcatcatcaccatcatcggaCCCGGCGGCCACAtccctcgtcgtcccagaCAATAACGGCAAGCACGGCCTTTCCAGCGTGCAGCTgggcgccatcctcggctccatcgccgccgtcgtcgtcatcgtcatcgtcgccggcatctgcctcgccaacaagaccccgccgcgccacaAGCGGCACACCTACGTGTACCAGGACTGGGGGGGTACcgccggcgacagcagcagcagtagcagcggtggtggtggtggtggcagctacggttcgtcgtcgacgtcgagcagctcgacgggcagatccaagaacaagaagaagaagcccaagcccaaggggccgaagcggccgccgcacgcACCGGAGCTGATCCCCGGGGGCGCGCCGTATCCGACGTACAAGGCAGTGCCGATATCGAATCCGAGGAAGCCGCCCAGTGTGAAGCGAGTGTATGTGTAG
- a CDS encoding uncharacterized protein (COG:S~SECRETED:SignalP(1-21~SECRETED:cutsite=AIA-DP~SECRETED:prob=0.3623)~EggNog:ENOG503PIJG), whose translation MLFNTIACLALASMSAAAAIADPIPPASANETELDLGSADSDLQKRRCGGFWNTCNSGGVGIRHLGNGDVNFFTTRCGDGHGGYKGSGIDLGRCLQNRGGNLAPGSQYFRTCHDIDLQGYNTLVATCGDGKKDHRTSIDLNTVICNQGGNLVC comes from the exons ATGCTCTTCAACACTATAGCCTGTCTTGCTCTGGCCAGCAtgtctgctgcggccgccatcgctgATCCTATCCCTCCGGCTTCTGCCAATGAGACAGAGCTCGACCTGGGTTCCGCCGACTCGGACCTCCAGAAACGTAGATGCGGCGGGTTCTGGAACACCTGCAACAGTGGCGGAGTGGGCATCCGCCACCTGGGCAACGGCGACGTGAACTTCTTCACCACGCGGTGCGGAGACGGTCACGGGGGATACAAAGGGTCCGGCATTGACCTTGGTCGCTGCCTCCAGAACAGGGGCGGCAACCTGGCCCCAGGCAGTCA GTACTTTAGGACGTGCCACGACATAGACCTCCAGGGGTACAACACGCTTGTCGCTACCTGCGGGGACGGCAAGAAGGACCACCGCACTTCCATTGATCTTA ACACTGTCATCTGCAACCAAGGCGGCAACCTTGTGTGTTAG